AAATAAGGTATTGTCCCTTCCCATACCGACATTCTTCCCCGGATGTATCCGTGTCCCATGCTGCCTTACGATGATATTTCCGGCCTTGACCTTAGTACCGGCGTAAATCTTCACGCCAAGCCTCTGGCCTCCGCTGTCTCTTCCAT
The window above is part of the Syntrophorhabdaceae bacterium genome. Proteins encoded here:
- the rpmA gene encoding 50S ribosomal protein L27; translated protein: MAHKKAGGSSRNGRDSGGQRLGVKIYAGTKVKAGNIIVRQHGTRIHPGKNVGMGRDNTLFALIDGIVNFDSAGDKRRAHVDPI